In Mytilus trossulus isolate FHL-02 chromosome 6, PNRI_Mtr1.1.1.hap1, whole genome shotgun sequence, a single window of DNA contains:
- the LOC134721134 gene encoding carbonic anhydrase-like, producing MPWGYEKANGPCTWCNEFPIANGKRQSPIDIVPENATFDQKLASSPLVINYNPEPKPEVMNTGKSVKVQATHSSEIKGGPLTGTYKLEQFHFHWGANDKKGSEHTINGKMYASELHLVHYNTKYPNFGAAADKPDGLAVFGFFVRPGAKHVGMKEFTDTALAAVRDEGKKVHMTSDLDMKTLLNSDTTKYWTYLGSLTTPPLYESVTWIVFKEPIEMSDEQLHELRNLRCGSNCIVDNYRPPVPLGDRTVRASFK from the exons ATGCCTTGGGGATACGAAAAGGCAAATG GTCCATGTACGTGGTGTAACGAGTTTCCAATTGCCAATGGAAAAAGACAATCGCCAATCGATATAGTACCAGAGAATGCTACGTTTGATCAAAAGCTAGCGAGTTCTCCATTggttataaattataatccagaACCAAAGCCGGAAGTTATGAATACGGGAAAATCTGTAAAAGTGCAGGCAACACATTCATCGG aaataaaaggaGGACCTTTAACGGGGACGTATAAATTGGAACAGTTTCATTTTCATTGGGgagcaaatgacaaaaaaggTTCTGAACACACAATCAATGGCAAGATGTACGCCTCTGAG CTGCATTTAGTACATTACAATACCAAATATCCTAATTTTGGAGCCGCTGCAGACAAACCAGATGGTCTTGCAGTATTTGGCTTCTTCGTCAGG CCAGGAGCTAAACACGTTGGAATGAAAGAATTTACAGATACTGCATTAGCAGCAGTCAGAGATGAAGGCAAAAAAGTCCATATGACTTCGGATCTGGATATGAAAACTCTATTGAATT CGGACACAACCAAGTATTGGACGTATTTAGGATCACTGACAACGCCACCTTTGTATGAAAGTGTCACGTGGATTGTATTTAAAGAACCAATCGAAATGTCTGATGAGCAG ttacATGAGCTACGTAATCTCAGATGTGGTAGTAACTGTATAGTAGACAACTATAGGCCACCTGTACCACTTGGCGACAGAACAGTCCGAGCATCGTTTAAATGA